The following proteins are encoded in a genomic region of Entelurus aequoreus isolate RoL-2023_Sb linkage group LG01, RoL_Eaeq_v1.1, whole genome shotgun sequence:
- the si:ch211-246m6.4 gene encoding transcription factor 15, whose translation MKSPGSDRADNSSLTSEHDEWDGKSTGGEEEPAARRRKRRRRGREARLAGASKQRQAANARERDRTQGVNTAFTALRTLIPTEPADRKLSKVETLRLACSYIAHLANVLLLEAEEAEAEEEGSRDGQPCLRHHAIVHSSAQPLRPICTFCLSNQRKQQLRDGGKRKT comes from the exons ATGAAGTCCCCGGGCAGCGACCGCGCTGACAACAGCAGCCTCACCTCCGAGCACGACGAGTGGGACGGGAAGTCCACCGGCGGAGAGGAGGAGCCGGCGGCCAGGCGGAGGAAAAGGCGCAGACGCGGCAGGGAGGCGCGCCTGGCGGGCGCCAGCAAGCAGCGGCAAGCGGCCAACGCGCGGGAGCGGGACAGGACGCAGGGCGTGAACACGGCCTTCACGGCGCTGCGCACTCTCATCCCCACCGAGCCCGCCGACAGGAAGCTCTCCAAGGTGGAGACGCTGCGTCTGGCCTGCAGTTACATCGCCCACCTGGCCAACGTCTTGCTGCTGGAGGCGGAGGAGGCGGAGGCGGAGGAGGAGGGGAGCCGCGACGGGCAGCCGTGCCTTCGCCATCACGCCATCGTGCACAGCTCCGCGCAGCCGCTGCGGCCCATCTGCACCTTCTGCCTGAGCAACCAGAGGAAACAA CAGCTCAGAGACGGCGGAAAGCGGAAGACTTAA